A section of the Arcobacter sp. F155 genome encodes:
- a CDS encoding pyridoxal phosphate-dependent aminotransferase family protein translates to MYEKELNSIKKANRYRTRKVFDTNLIDLASNDYLGLASQKEIFENTYKKLHNEKFTSPKASIVVTGYSQLHKDFEDDLKKYNGFEDAVVVGSGFLANISMIEALVRKGDVLFIDENYHASGMLATRLLNKNQVVIFKHNDCQDLKEKFENQNVKGRKIIAIEGVYSMEGDLAPKEIFDFADEKNALLIVDEAHSSGVLGENLLGIFDLYKITPRENHIKMGTLGKAYGSYGAYILASKTIIDFLVNRAKAIIYTTAPSLFDIVSGHESLKYIQKNKVQIKEKISTNLNTVNNILNMDSQSLIIPVQIADNKKVLDLQKQLEQKGYLVGAIRQPTVKSAIIRLIAKTDIKQNDLEYVCNYLKETR, encoded by the coding sequence TTGTACGAAAAAGAGTTGAACTCAATAAAAAAAGCTAATAGATATCGTACTAGAAAGGTTTTCGATACAAATCTAATTGACTTAGCCTCAAATGACTACTTAGGTCTTGCCTCACAAAAAGAAATTTTTGAAAATACATACAAAAAACTTCACAATGAAAAATTCACCTCTCCAAAAGCCTCAATTGTTGTAACTGGATATTCTCAACTACATAAAGATTTTGAAGATGATTTAAAAAAATACAACGGTTTTGAAGATGCAGTTGTTGTAGGAAGTGGTTTTCTAGCAAATATTTCTATGATAGAAGCTCTTGTTAGAAAAGGTGATGTTTTATTTATAGATGAGAATTATCATGCAAGTGGTATGTTAGCAACTAGACTTTTAAATAAAAACCAAGTTGTTATTTTCAAACACAATGATTGCCAAGACCTAAAAGAAAAGTTTGAAAATCAAAATGTTAAAGGAAGAAAGATTATTGCCATAGAAGGTGTTTATTCTATGGAAGGTGATTTAGCTCCTAAAGAGATTTTTGATTTTGCAGACGAAAAAAATGCTTTACTAATAGTTGATGAAGCACACTCTTCTGGTGTATTAGGAGAGAATTTGCTTGGAATATTTGACCTTTATAAAATAACTCCTAGAGAAAATCATATAAAAATGGGTACACTAGGAAAGGCATATGGAAGTTATGGAGCTTATATTTTAGCATCAAAGACAATTATTGACTTTCTTGTAAATAGAGCTAAAGCTATAATCTACACAACTGCTCCATCTTTATTTGATATAGTTTCAGGCCACGAATCTTTAAAATATATACAAAAAAACAAGGTTCAAATAAAAGAGAAAATCTCTACTAATCTGAACACTGTAAACAATATTTTAAATATGGATTCTCAAAGTTTAATTATTCCTGTACAAATTGCAGATAATAAAAAAGTTCTAGACTTACAAAAACAGTTAGAGCAAAAGGGTTATCTTGTTGGAGCAATTAGACAACCAACCGTAAAAAGTGCAATAATAAGACTTATTGCAAAAACTGATATTAAACAAAATGACTTAGAGTATGTTTGTAATTATCTAAAGGAAACAAGATGA
- the mqnE gene encoding aminofutalosine synthase MqnE — translation MSVLEKIKNNQRLGYEDAIKLYDLDLFELASIANDIRREKHGDKTYFNINRHINPTNICKDVCQFCAYSASRKNPNPYTMSHEQILETVKNSSKNGIKEVHIVSAHNPDTGLEWYLDIFKKIKKDFPHIHVKALTAAEIHFLAQEYDLSYEQIIEKMIESGVDSMPGGGAEIFDEKVRKRICGGKVTSQQWLDIHKLWHKAGHESNATMLFGHVESREHRIDHMLRLRDLQDETNGFNAFIPLVYQKENNYLKVKDFLTGQEILKTMAIARILLDNIPHIKAYWVTSTVKLALLAQEFGANDLDGTIEKESIQSAAGAKSANGMPLEEFVDLIKNSGFTPVERDSIYNEIKVW, via the coding sequence ATGAGTGTTTTAGAAAAGATTAAAAATAACCAAAGACTTGGCTACGAAGATGCGATAAAATTATATGATCTAGACCTTTTTGAATTAGCATCAATAGCAAATGACATTAGAAGAGAGAAACATGGAGATAAAACCTATTTTAATATAAATAGACATATTAATCCAACAAACATCTGTAAAGATGTATGTCAATTCTGTGCATATAGTGCAAGTAGAAAAAATCCTAATCCATACACAATGAGCCACGAACAAATTTTAGAGACAGTTAAAAACTCATCTAAAAATGGTATTAAAGAAGTGCATATTGTATCTGCTCATAACCCAGATACAGGATTAGAGTGGTATTTAGATATTTTTAAAAAAATCAAAAAAGATTTTCCTCATATTCATGTAAAAGCATTAACAGCAGCAGAAATACACTTTTTAGCACAAGAGTATGATTTAAGTTATGAGCAAATCATTGAAAAGATGATTGAAAGTGGTGTTGATTCAATGCCAGGTGGTGGAGCTGAAATCTTTGATGAAAAAGTTAGAAAAAGAATTTGTGGTGGAAAAGTTACTTCACAACAATGGCTTGATATTCATAAACTTTGGCATAAAGCAGGACATGAAAGTAATGCAACAATGCTATTTGGACATGTTGAATCAAGAGAACACAGAATCGACCATATGCTTAGACTTAGAGACTTACAAGATGAAACAAATGGATTTAATGCTTTTATTCCCCTTGTTTATCAAAAAGAGAATAACTATCTAAAAGTAAAAGATTTTTTAACTGGTCAAGAGATATTAAAAACTATGGCTATTGCTAGAATCCTTTTAGATAATATTCCTCATATAAAAGCTTATTGGGTAACATCAACTGTAAAACTAGCTCTTTTAGCTCAAGAGTTTGGTGCAAATGATTTAGATGGAACAATTGAAAAAGAGTCTATTCAAAGTGCAGCAGGAGCAAAAAGTGCAAATGGTATGCCACTTGAAGAGTTTGTTGATTTAATCAAAAACTCTGGCTTTACACCAGTTGAGAGAGATTCAATCTATAATGAGATAAAAGTTTGGTAA
- a CDS encoding lysophospholipid acyltransferase family protein translates to MKSLKNYFLTKIAPSFLQLIVRFIYLTSKKNFHYSKVSEDETLIIAMWHGDLLMQPLNYRNFRKNGRVKVIVSEHKDGLIIKKVCEYLGVGGIPGSSSKGGIKALKNALKELKAGTDVAITPDGPRGPRFSIADGIVAISKKTNTRIVSLNAVPKSYWQLKSWDRFVIPKPFGIIDFYVSEPFSVNDLEMDEAKEYIKEKMLVNAMR, encoded by the coding sequence ATGAAAAGTTTAAAGAACTATTTTCTTACTAAAATAGCACCTTCTTTTTTACAGCTTATAGTTAGGTTTATCTATCTAACATCAAAGAAAAACTTTCATTATAGTAAAGTTTCTGAGGATGAGACATTGATAATTGCCATGTGGCATGGGGATTTATTAATGCAACCATTAAACTACAGAAACTTTAGAAAAAATGGAAGAGTAAAAGTCATTGTTAGTGAACATAAAGATGGACTAATAATAAAAAAAGTATGTGAGTATCTAGGAGTAGGTGGTATTCCTGGATCTTCATCAAAGGGCGGAATTAAAGCTTTAAAAAATGCTCTAAAAGAGTTAAAAGCTGGAACTGATGTTGCAATTACTCCTGATGGACCACGTGGTCCTAGGTTTTCTATCGCAGATGGGATTGTAGCTATTTCAAAGAAAACAAATACTAGAATAGTATCTTTAAATGCTGTTCCAAAATCTTATTGGCAATTAAAATCTTGGGATAGATTTGTTATACCTAAACCTTTTGGTATAATAGATTTTTATGTATCTGAACCATTTTCTGTAAATGATTTAGAAATGGATGAAGCAAAAGAGTATATAAAAGAAAAAATGTTAGTAAATGCCATGAGATAG
- a CDS encoding cation:proton antiporter, protein MENTLFILFVSLALATVLNLLLKKLSISHIIGYILTGTIVATIFNLGEESTLHTLELIAEFGIVFLMFTIGLEMPLEKIKRMKKLLFANGFLQVSVSAVIIFLITRYIFGLDTTSSLIIALAFSLSSTAIVLSYLKQSKDIYTPYGEKSTAILVFQDLAVIPILLLITFLSTSGSSIEAILLKTFVSALLIILFMFTVGKKIMGYLLQLSSNTRLEELFLASVLSIVLGASILAHELGFTYSLGAFIAGMIIAETKYHIKVESDIASYKDLLLGTFFFSVGTKIDISYFVENILYLLIVLVLVMFTKALVIYLIVRKDSNKSDSVKSALALCQIGEFSFAVFALAASNGLLEENLSNFLILVTVLSMILTPFIVNNIYKLSSFIITEFYESDKITPINKKNHIVICGYETLGRIIARDLEKENKEFVIISDNLKHVLLARKKGYLAYFGHLEKLPVIESLQIEDASSIIITLSNLSKKALICEALLKYDEDANLIVKIDSVSEKKYLKNLSIRNFIHAQQETANLIVQKSLEINN, encoded by the coding sequence ATGGAAAATACACTATTTATATTATTTGTATCCCTTGCCCTAGCAACGGTTTTAAATTTACTATTAAAAAAATTATCAATATCCCATATAATTGGATATATTCTAACAGGAACTATTGTTGCAACAATATTTAACTTAGGTGAAGAGAGTACTCTACATACTCTAGAGTTAATAGCAGAGTTTGGTATTGTTTTTCTAATGTTCACTATTGGTCTTGAGATGCCTTTAGAAAAAATCAAAAGAATGAAAAAACTTCTTTTTGCAAATGGTTTTTTACAAGTATCTGTTAGTGCTGTTATAATATTTTTAATCACTAGATATATTTTTGGTTTAGATACTACCTCATCTTTGATTATTGCCTTAGCATTTTCACTTTCATCTACTGCGATTGTATTAAGCTACTTAAAACAATCAAAGGATATTTATACACCTTATGGTGAGAAATCAACGGCTATTTTGGTTTTCCAAGATTTAGCTGTTATTCCTATTTTACTTTTGATTACTTTTTTATCAACAAGTGGAAGTTCAATTGAAGCAATTTTATTAAAAACTTTTGTTTCAGCACTATTGATTATTCTTTTTATGTTTACTGTTGGTAAAAAAATAATGGGGTATTTACTACAATTATCTTCAAATACAAGACTAGAAGAACTATTTTTAGCTTCAGTTTTATCTATTGTTTTAGGAGCTTCAATCTTAGCCCATGAGTTAGGTTTTACTTATTCGCTTGGAGCCTTTATTGCAGGTATGATTATTGCAGAAACAAAATATCATATAAAAGTAGAGTCAGATATTGCAAGTTATAAAGACTTATTACTTGGTACTTTTTTCTTTTCTGTTGGTACTAAAATAGATATCTCATATTTTGTAGAGAATATTTTATATCTACTTATTGTTTTAGTTTTAGTAATGTTTACTAAAGCCTTAGTTATCTATTTAATTGTAAGAAAAGACTCAAATAAGAGTGATTCTGTAAAATCAGCCCTAGCTCTTTGTCAAATTGGAGAGTTCTCTTTTGCTGTTTTTGCACTTGCTGCATCAAATGGTTTATTAGAAGAGAACTTAAGTAACTTTCTTATTTTAGTTACAGTTTTATCTATGATTTTAACTCCATTTATAGTAAATAATATTTATAAACTATCTTCATTTATTATTACAGAGTTTTATGAGTCAGATAAAATTACACCAATTAATAAGAAAAACCATATTGTAATTTGTGGATATGAAACTTTAGGAAGAATTATTGCAAGGGATTTAGAAAAAGAGAATAAAGAGTTTGTAATAATTTCAGATAATCTAAAACACGTTTTATTGGCTAGAAAAAAAGGCTACCTAGCATATTTTGGACACTTAGAAAAACTTCCTGTAATTGAGTCACTACAAATTGAAGATGCTTCAAGTATTATAATTACCCTTAGTAATCTTTCAAAAAAAGCTTTAATTTGTGAAGCCCTTTTAAAATATGATGAAGATGCAAACTTAATAGTAAAAATTGATTCAGTTAGTGAAAAAAAATATCTTAAAAACTTAAGTATTAGAAACTTTATTCATGCTCAACAAGAGACTGCAAATTTAATCGTTCAAAAAAGTTTAGAGATTAATAATTAA
- a CDS encoding DUF502 domain-containing protein, with amino-acid sequence MLKKYFSHGKDHVITVILKGLFWLAPIAAITIIVIWIYEKINQLTGSMFELFGFEPEKFPFLWTIVGVILMASFAYILGVFAETKLVEIIQKIYSKIPGFSTIKELVNIFNTSKSGEKKVLVVLISGFSKDDYNIGLMYSTKESVLKDHYTVVLSMTPIPNGGYMFEVHKDKIRVIEEATFDSNLQYLLSMGVKSLADIVNIEPKNIEEFKTLSQVLEENNQKEQ; translated from the coding sequence ATGTTAAAAAAATATTTTTCCCATGGAAAAGATCATGTAATAACAGTTATTTTAAAAGGACTTTTTTGGTTAGCTCCAATTGCAGCTATTACTATAATCGTAATTTGGATTTATGAAAAGATAAATCAGTTAACTGGAAGTATGTTTGAATTATTTGGTTTTGAACCTGAAAAATTTCCTTTTTTATGGACAATTGTTGGTGTGATTTTAATGGCTTCTTTTGCATATATTCTAGGAGTATTTGCAGAAACAAAATTAGTTGAAATTATTCAAAAGATATATTCTAAAATACCAGGTTTCTCAACTATAAAAGAGTTAGTAAATATTTTTAATACTTCAAAATCTGGTGAGAAAAAAGTACTTGTTGTTTTAATCTCTGGTTTCTCTAAAGATGATTATAATATCGGATTAATGTATTCAACAAAAGAGTCTGTACTTAAAGACCATTATACGGTTGTTTTATCAATGACGCCTATTCCAAATGGTGGATATATGTTTGAAGTACATAAAGACAAAATTAGAGTTATAGAAGAAGCAACCTTTGATTCAAATTTACAGTATCTTTTATCAATGGGAGTTAAGTCTTTAGCTGATATAGTAAATATTGAACCTAAAAATATAGAAGAGTTTAAAACGTTATCACAGGTTCTAGAAGAAAACAACCAAAAGGAACAGTAG
- a CDS encoding response regulator: MVEKNEEIRSLKVLYVEDEELAREKLGKFLQRKFDNVELCANGLDGFLAFEKAFHSNQKFDLVISDINMPKMDGLEMFEKIKEVDTHIPSMLITARTETEQLLKAISLHIDSYILKPIDLTVIDEKLNRLCSDIFYKKNYENQKKELQTYLDILNQEAIVSKTDLNGNITYVNDGFCVVTGYEQNELIGKSHKLIRHPEVSKDSFKTLWETIQAGKIWSGTFKNLAKDGSTFFVNTKIIPIFDSSSKEILEYIAVSFLVTENELKKRESYKKYIEQVTQYKKAVSALNTEKESLAKRVLDLTNINSTLDEKVHQVEAKRKQLLNQLEAYEKNNLEYDKVNLMTKQDKSKQFDQMYKALNTLKGINKRQEKTIQTLETMLNSKKDELDDFIKKDLENKKRINDLKDLVTNLQKENEELKTNKKTLF; the protein is encoded by the coding sequence ATGGTTGAAAAAAATGAAGAGATTAGAAGTTTAAAAGTTTTATATGTTGAAGATGAAGAATTAGCAAGGGAAAAACTAGGAAAGTTTTTGCAAAGAAAGTTTGATAATGTAGAACTATGTGCAAATGGTTTAGATGGTTTTTTAGCTTTTGAAAAAGCTTTTCATAGTAATCAAAAGTTTGACTTAGTAATTAGTGATATAAACATGCCTAAGATGGATGGTCTTGAGATGTTTGAGAAGATTAAAGAGGTTGATACTCATATTCCTTCGATGTTAATTACAGCTAGAACTGAAACTGAGCAATTATTAAAAGCTATCTCTTTACATATAGATAGTTATATTTTAAAGCCAATAGATTTAACGGTAATAGATGAAAAGTTAAATAGACTTTGTAGTGATATTTTCTATAAAAAGAATTATGAAAATCAAAAGAAAGAGTTACAAACTTATTTAGATATCTTAAATCAAGAAGCAATAGTTTCAAAAACTGATTTAAATGGAAACATAACTTATGTAAATGATGGTTTTTGTGTTGTTACAGGATATGAACAAAATGAATTAATAGGTAAGTCACATAAGCTAATAAGGCATCCAGAAGTTTCAAAAGATTCATTTAAAACTCTTTGGGAAACTATACAAGCAGGAAAAATTTGGAGTGGTACTTTTAAAAATCTAGCAAAAGATGGCTCAACTTTTTTTGTGAATACAAAGATTATTCCTATTTTTGACTCTTCTAGTAAAGAGATTTTAGAGTATATAGCAGTAAGTTTTTTAGTTACAGAAAATGAACTTAAAAAAAGAGAGAGTTATAAAAAGTATATAGAACAAGTAACACAATATAAAAAAGCTGTAAGTGCTTTAAATACTGAAAAAGAGAGTTTGGCTAAAAGAGTTTTAGACCTTACTAATATTAACTCTACATTAGATGAAAAAGTACATCAAGTTGAGGCAAAAAGAAAGCAACTTTTAAATCAATTAGAAGCCTATGAAAAAAACAACCTAGAGTATGACAAAGTAAATCTTATGACGAAGCAAGATAAGAGTAAGCAGTTTGATCAAATGTATAAAGCTTTAAACACTTTAAAGGGAATAAATAAAAGGCAAGAGAAAACTATTCAAACTTTAGAAACAATGTTAAACTCAAAAAAAGATGAGTTAGATGATTTTATAAAAAAAGATTTAGAGAATAAAAAAAGAATAAATGATTTAAAAGATTTAGTTACAAACTTACAAAAAGAGAATGAAGAGTTAAAAACTAATAAGAAAACTCTGTTTTAA
- a CDS encoding carbonic anhydrase: MILNELIKGNEKFRNSQFLDLEDELKDLVEHGQKPEVLFIGCSDSRVTPDLMLNSKPGDMFILRNVGNFVPPYKHDEDYHGSAAAIEYAVAVLKVKHIVVCGHSHCGACKSLYEDIPATDSLVHVKTWLKLGAKAKERTLKNKKFNTEEEMYRATERNSIRYQLENLLTYPDVKRLLDEGELKVHGWYYDIQTAKIDYYDSKDDKFKPLSEFTYEP; encoded by the coding sequence ATGATTTTAAACGAATTAATCAAAGGAAATGAAAAATTCAGAAACTCACAATTTTTGGATTTAGAGGACGAATTAAAAGACTTAGTTGAACATGGACAAAAGCCAGAGGTTCTGTTTATAGGTTGTTCAGACAGTAGAGTTACTCCTGATTTGATGCTAAACTCAAAACCAGGTGATATGTTTATTTTAAGAAATGTAGGAAATTTTGTACCTCCATATAAACATGATGAAGATTACCACGGAAGTGCTGCTGCTATTGAGTATGCGGTTGCTGTTTTAAAAGTAAAACATATTGTTGTATGTGGACATTCACATTGTGGAGCGTGTAAATCTTTATATGAAGATATTCCTGCAACAGATTCACTAGTTCATGTTAAAACATGGCTAAAATTAGGTGCTAAAGCAAAAGAGAGAACATTAAAAAATAAAAAATTTAATACAGAAGAAGAGATGTATAGAGCAACTGAAAGAAACTCTATTAGATATCAACTTGAAAACCTTCTAACTTATCCTGATGTAAAAAGATTATTAGATGAAGGTGAACTTAAAGTTCATGGATGGTATTATGACATCCAAACTGCAAAAATCGACTACTATGATAGTAAAGATGACAAATTCAAACCTTTAAGTGAGTTTACATATGAGCCATAA
- a CDS encoding HAMP domain-containing sensor histidine kinase, producing MLNIFDRFRNSIGSNLFNRVYLTYFVFVFLFVLFQIFTEYKNEKRKLERVFTKIEMVYKNILIKNTKEKNIKELNSISHAIAQTTDISGISIIEEKQRFIYLNGMVSSDIENIKSIIRLPNLSYSFSNSLLTHGMAFTIEDRNYFIFLFIDENKIYKNMEESIFLILLNILASMIILGILFLIFSTKYLIKPLNKIIDATKKFDVVGHEVIEIKLDKVEKNELHTLARTFNKMSKRINEAYINMQQLTMIREIQKDKLELQKKELEDANKSKDDFMANMSHELKTPLNSINVISNVMMKNKRGVLNEKDIKNLEIINKCGKDLLFLINDVLDLSKLEAGEIILNNDKLDLRELSDSIYDMFNLQVKERNIEFKYHIDDSLDFIFSDKDRISQIIKNLLSNAVKFTEKGQVKFLVFDEEPNVKIVVEDDGIGISKDKLEHIFDRFKQVDGSTTRKYGGTGLGLAICKELSKLLEGDVFVESEVDKGSTFTLVIPKNKHLLEGMNFLEISSNKEDLLELNSKEEIIVLNNDPIVFFNLVIELNKNYKVIQAFSFDELKTFIERKEKIIIDIDNLPKDEIEFLIANFEGKLIFISENDLEDEYKKQVFDFVKKPLTEELIAKI from the coding sequence ATGCTAAATATTTTTGATAGATTTAGAAATAGTATTGGTTCAAATTTATTTAATAGAGTATATCTTACTTATTTTGTTTTTGTATTCTTATTTGTACTTTTTCAAATCTTTACTGAGTATAAAAATGAAAAACGAAAACTTGAAAGAGTATTTACTAAAATAGAGATGGTATATAAAAATATTTTAATCAAGAATACAAAAGAAAAAAATATAAAAGAGTTAAACAGTATTTCCCATGCAATAGCACAAACTACAGATATCTCAGGTATTTCTATTATTGAAGAAAAACAACGCTTTATATATTTAAATGGAATGGTTTCTAGCGATATTGAGAATATTAAATCAATAATAAGATTGCCAAATTTAAGCTATAGCTTTTCTAATAGTTTATTAACCCATGGAATGGCATTTACTATTGAAGATAGGAACTACTTTATTTTTTTATTCATAGATGAAAATAAAATCTATAAAAATATGGAAGAGTCAATTTTCTTAATACTTTTAAATATTTTAGCAAGCATGATTATTCTAGGAATCTTATTTTTGATTTTTTCAACAAAATATTTAATCAAACCACTTAACAAAATAATTGATGCAACTAAAAAGTTTGATGTTGTTGGTCATGAAGTAATAGAAATAAAGCTAGACAAAGTAGAAAAAAATGAGTTACATACTCTTGCAAGAACATTTAATAAAATGTCAAAAAGAATCAATGAAGCTTATATCAATATGCAACAGCTAACAATGATTAGAGAGATTCAAAAAGATAAATTAGAGTTACAAAAAAAAGAGCTAGAAGATGCTAATAAATCAAAAGATGATTTTATGGCAAATATGAGCCATGAGTTAAAAACACCCCTAAACTCTATCAATGTAATTAGTAATGTAATGATGAAAAACAAAAGGGGCGTTTTAAATGAAAAGGATATTAAAAATTTAGAGATAATAAATAAGTGTGGTAAAGATTTACTGTTTTTAATAAATGATGTTTTAGACCTTTCTAAACTTGAAGCTGGTGAGATTATATTAAACAATGATAAACTTGATTTAAGAGAGTTAAGTGATAGTATCTATGATATGTTTAATTTACAAGTAAAAGAGAGAAATATAGAGTTTAAATATCATATAGATGATTCTTTAGATTTTATCTTTAGTGATAAAGATAGAATTAGTCAAATTATAAAAAATCTTCTAAGTAATGCTGTTAAATTTACTGAAAAAGGTCAGGTTAAATTTTTAGTTTTTGATGAAGAACCAAATGTTAAAATTGTTGTTGAAGATGATGGAATAGGAATCTCAAAAGATAAGTTAGAGCATATCTTTGATAGGTTTAAGCAAGTTGACGGAAGTACAACAAGAAAATATGGTGGAACAGGATTAGGATTAGCTATTTGTAAAGAGTTAAGTAAGCTATTAGAAGGTGATGTATTTGTTGAAAGTGAAGTTGATAAAGGCTCAACATTTACTTTAGTAATTCCAAAAAACAAACATCTTTTAGAGGGAATGAATTTCTTAGAAATAAGTTCTAATAAAGAAGACCTACTTGAATTAAATAGTAAAGAAGAGATTATTGTATTAAATAATGACCCAATAGTCTTTTTTAATTTAGTAATTGAATTAAATAAAAACTATAAAGTGATACAAGCTTTCTCTTTTGATGAGTTGAAAACTTTTATTGAAAGAAAAGAGAAGATTATTATTGATATAGATAATTTACCAAAAGATGAAATAGAGTTTTTGATAGCAAACTTTGAAGGTAAGTTAATATTTATATCTGAGAATGATTTAGAAGATGAGTATAAAAAGCAAGTATTTGATTTTGTTAAGAAGCCATTAACAGAAGAGTTAATTGCAAAGATATAA
- a CDS encoding sensor histidine kinase, translating into MENRFSVLIIDDVQDNIYSLELLIEDLDINIHSALNANDAINILMKENIDLILCDIQMPDIDGFQFVEYIKRIEKLKDIPVIFITGIYDKDLYQKKGYDLGAIEYISKPIDDVLLTSKLKAYIELFNKNKQIKSSLEKANKLAVHNTKMASIGEMIGVISHQLKQPLNVLSIYCDDIKFAYQFNELNDEMVDEFSQNTKKQIHYMRDTIDGFLSFFNPDKHKNQFEIKKVIESTKELLGSQIKKANVELETQLLSNYQLNGIEMELSQVLINLITNSIQAFEEREIENRKIEIITFSKDEKNYLIISDNAGGIKEENLEKIFDPYYTTKEEGTGVGLYMVKLVIKNSYNGNLKIENSTDGVRFIMQF; encoded by the coding sequence ATGGAAAATAGGTTTTCTGTTTTAATTATAGATGATGTTCAAGATAATATATATTCGCTAGAACTACTTATTGAAGATTTAGATATCAATATTCACTCTGCACTTAATGCAAATGATGCAATTAATATCCTTATGAAAGAAAATATAGATTTAATACTTTGTGATATTCAAATGCCAGATATTGATGGATTTCAATTTGTTGAATATATTAAAAGAATAGAAAAACTAAAAGATATTCCTGTTATTTTTATTACTGGTATTTATGATAAAGATTTATATCAAAAAAAAGGTTATGATTTAGGAGCTATTGAATATATCTCTAAACCAATTGATGATGTTTTATTAACCTCTAAACTTAAAGCCTATATTGAGCTTTTTAATAAAAATAAACAAATTAAATCTTCCCTTGAAAAAGCAAATAAACTTGCAGTACATAATACAAAAATGGCTAGTATCGGCGAAATGATAGGTGTAATTTCACACCAACTAAAACAGCCTCTTAATGTACTTTCTATTTATTGTGATGATATTAAATTTGCATATCAATTTAATGAGTTAAATGATGAAATGGTTGATGAATTTTCTCAAAATACTAAAAAACAAATCCATTATATGAGAGATACAATTGATGGTTTTCTTAGCTTTTTTAACCCAGATAAACATAAAAATCAATTTGAAATAAAAAAAGTTATCGAAAGTACAAAAGAGTTACTTGGCTCACAAATAAAAAAAGCTAATGTAGAACTTGAAACACAACTACTTTCGAACTATCAATTAAATGGTATAGAAATGGAGTTATCACAAGTTTTAATCAACTTAATTACAAACTCAATACAAGCCTTTGAAGAAAGAGAGATAGAGAATAGAAAGATTGAGATTATAACTTTTTCTAAAGATGAAAAAAACTATCTAATCATTAGTGATAATGCAGGTGGAATAAAAGAAGAGAATCTAGAAAAAATATTTGACCCATACTATACAACAAAAGAAGAAGGTACAGGAGTAGGATTATATATGGTGAAATTAGTGATTAAAAATAGTTATAATGGAAATTTAAAAATAGAAAACTCTACAGATGGTGTTAGGTTTATAATGCAGTTTTAA
- a CDS encoding fibronectin type III domain-containing protein codes for MKKLLLTLTFCVAAFANENNFVNMKNCESVKLSKLTSIVSCHQVDYLVEYRVVDDEEKDPVKKVTVVTKENQVVIKNLGR; via the coding sequence ATGAAAAAACTACTTTTAACTCTTACATTCTGTGTTGCAGCCTTTGCAAATGAGAATAACTTCGTGAATATGAAAAACTGTGAAAGTGTAAAACTTTCAAAACTTACATCAATAGTATCTTGCCACCAAGTGGATTATCTTGTTGAGTATAGAGTTGTAGATGATGAAGAAAAAGACCCTGTTAAAAAAGTTACTGTAGTAACTAAAGAAAATCAAGTTGTAATAAAAAACTTAGGAAGGTAG